The Tripterygium wilfordii isolate XIE 37 chromosome 23, ASM1340144v1, whole genome shotgun sequence genomic sequence CCAGGCTCTGAGGGGATCGAACATCGAACTCATTCTCGGAGTCCCTAATGACGACCTTCAATCTCTCACAGCTGCCTCAGCTGCAACAACTTGGGTCCAAAACAACATTGTAGCCTACTCATCCAATGTCAGATTCAAGTACATCGCCGTTGGCAATGAAGTGCCACCGACCGATGCCAAGGCTGGTTTCATCTTACCAGTAATGCAGAACATTCAGAATGCACTTGTGGCAGCAAATTTACAGAACCAAATCAAGGTTTCAACAGCAATCGACACAACTTTGATTATCAATTCCTCCCCTCCATCGAATGGCGTATTCACCGACAGTGCTAGTTCATTTCTACGCCCGATTCTGGACTTCTTAAAAGCCAATGGAGCACCACTTCTTGCTAACATATACCCTTATTTCAGCTACACTGGAAACACAGCACAGATTGAACTTGCCTACGCCTTATTCACTTCACCGGGAGTCGTGGTGACTGACGGTCAGTATCAATACCAGAACCTGTTTGATGCACTTTTGGATTCAGTTTATGCTGCTCTTGAGAAGGCAGGAGCAGCTGATTTGGTGATTGTTGTGTCTGAGAGTGGGTGGCCATCTGAAGGAGGCAATGCAGCAACAGTGGGTAATGCTGAGACTTACTATAAGAACTTGATTGGTCATGTGAATCAAGGGAGTCCCAGGAGAGCTGGAAGGGCTATAGAGGCATACTTGTTTGCAATGTTTGATGAGAACATGAAAGCCCAAGGAGTTGAGCAACACTTTGGTCTCTTTTTGCCTAATAGACAGCCCAAATACCAAATCAGTTTTGGTTGAGAGTGAGACATAACGGGGGTCTTATACTTAAGCTAAATAATTGTGCCAAAAGAGTCAGTTGCACTCGATCACCAGGCACCACTATGTAATATGATTGTTCGCCTAATCAATAAAAGCTTATCATCTagtctttaaaaaataaagacaaaaaaaattcatcatctGTTGTGATTTGTATGTGGGCTTAAAATACTAAAAGTACATGTATGAATACTGAAACATTTTGGGTAAATGTGGAGTAGAAAAAACTTGAGGGGTTATAGTTTTAAACATTAAAAAGGTTATGGGGTACTTCTATAATTGATTAGTTTAACGATCTTCCCCTTGTTAACTACCTCTCAACTCTCTAAGGGATTACAGATTCAAAACTCATGAAATGCAAGATCTGTTCATATTTCGTTTGGATGAATGGGGGAACCTTATGCCTCATAGACACTCGTGGAGAATGATCCATTGTCAGCTAATATTTTGTTGGGGTCATAAAATTGCTTTGATTAAATTGGTCTCAGTTTAGCTGAAATTGCtgatccaaaaaaaaacttagtTGGAGAGAATCCTC encodes the following:
- the LOC119992850 gene encoding glucan endo-1,3-beta-glucosidase-like, which gives rise to MASTFLLLGFLLISSIGLTGAQSIGVCNGRNGNNLPSPAEVVSLYQSNNIRRMRIYDPHPETLQALRGSNIELILGVPNDDLQSLTAASAATTWVQNNIVAYSSNVRFKYIAVGNEVPPTDAKAGFILPVMQNIQNALVAANLQNQIKVSTAIDTTLIINSSPPSNGVFTDSASSFLRPILDFLKANGAPLLANIYPYFSYTGNTAQIELAYALFTSPGVVVTDGQYQYQNLFDALLDSVYAALEKAGAADLVIVVSESGWPSEGGNAATVGNAETYYKNLIGHVNQGSPRRAGRAIEAYLFAMFDENMKAQGVEQHFGLFLPNRQPKYQISFG